The following are encoded in a window of Rissa tridactyla isolate bRisTri1 chromosome 15, bRisTri1.patW.cur.20221130, whole genome shotgun sequence genomic DNA:
- the C15H17orf67 gene encoding uncharacterized protein C17orf67 homolog, producing MKQLLVFVSFLVLMTTFTDTSPILPEKDAKQILRTRREDRPRKAGFPDEPIREYMLYLQRLEQRSEEQFLEHWLNPHCLPHCNRDLVHPV from the exons ATGAAGCAGTTACTTGTGTTTGTCTCCTTTTTGGTCCTGATGACCACTTTTACAG aCACTTCACCAATTTTGCCTGAAAAAGATGCCAAACAGATTCTGAGAACTCGTCGTGAGGACAGACCGAGAAAAGCTGGTTTCCCTGATGAGCCAATAAGG gaGTATATGCTTTACCTTCAGCGGCTGGAGCAGAGATCAGAAGAACAATTCCTTGAACACTGGCTGAATCCACATTGCTTGCCACACTGCAACAGGGATTTAGTGCATCCAGTCTAA